The following DNA comes from Shinella zoogloeoides.
CCGCCTGGGCATGATCGAGACGCGCGAGGGGCTGGAGGCGCTCGACGAGATCCTCGCGATCGACGGGCTTGATGGAATCTTCGTCGGTCCGAACGATCTCGGCCTGGCGATGGGGAAGGGTACGCTTGGCGACCCGACCGATGAGGCCGTGCGCGAAGCGATCCTTCGCTGCCTGTCCGCTGCCAGGGCGCACGGAAAGCATGCCGGCATCTTCTGCCCGTCGAGCGCGGTCGCGGCGCGGCGCAGCGGCGAGGGCTTCGATTTCGTCGTGCCGAACAGCGACGCAAATCTTCTGAAATCGGCTCTGATTGCGGAAGCGACCGGAGCCCGTGTGAGTGACCGCAAATAGGTGCGGAGCAACCGATGATGCGGGAGCGTCATCTTTAGAGGAGGAGAATGGAATGAAGAATTTCCTGAAAATTGCAGTTCTCGCGGGCGCAACACTCGTCGGCGCCGTCACGAGCGGCTTTGCGGAAGAGCGCCTCATCATGATCAGCCACGGGCTCGCCAACGATCCCTACTGGAACATCGTGAAGAACGGCGGCGATACGGCGGCCAAGCAGATGGGCGTGAAGTTCGACTATATCGCGCCGGAGACGTTCGATATGGTCCGCATGTCCGAACTCATCACCTCCGCCGTCAACCAGAAGCCGGACGGCATCATCGTCACGATCCCGGATGCGGATGCCCTCAAGGACGCGATCAAGAGCGCGGTCGCCTCGGGCATCCCGGTCATCTCCGTCAATTCCGGTGCGACGGTTGCCAAGGAATTCGGCACGCTCATCCATATCGGTCAGGACGAATATCCGGCCGGCAAGCGCGTGGGCGAGCGGCTGAAGGAACTCGGCGCCAAGAAGGCGATCTGCATCAATCACGAGGTCGGCAACACCGCTCTTGATGACCGTTGCCGCGGCGTGACCGACGGCTTCGGCGGCGCGGTCACGATCCTGCCGACGTCCAACGACTTCCAGGAAGTGAAGTCCAAGGTGACCGCGGCGCTGTCGAGCGACGCGGAGATCGATACCGTCGTCGGCCTCAGCGCCGGCCAGGCCGGTGAGCCTGCGGTCGCCGCTGTTCAGGACCTCGGACGGACCGACGTGAAGGTAGTCTCCTTCGATCTGTCGCCGGGCTTCCTCCAGGCCATCATCGACGGCAAGGCGGAGTTCGCCGTGGAGCATCAGCCCTATTTCCACGGCTATCTCAGCACCGTCCTGCTGACGAACTACATCCGCAACGGTCTGATGCCGACCAACGACTTGATCGAGAGCGGACCGAAGTTCATCACCGCGAAGGAAGCGCCGCAGGTCCTGGAGCTTTCCGAGAAGGCCATCCGATAGCAGAAATCGAGGCATGGATAGCGTGCAGCTATCCATGCCCGATCGGGAGATAGTGACATGGTAGACGTATCCAAGGCGCCCGAAGGCGGGGCTAAAGACGAGCGATTGATCCGCGTTTCGCTGATGGCATCCCTGATCCGGAAGCCGGAACTTGGTGCCTTGGCCGGCCTGGCCTTCGTGCTTGTGTTCTTCCTCACGACCGCAAGCCCGCAGATGTTCACGCTGGCTGGCGTGATGAACTTCATGGCGCCGGCCGCCCAGCTCGGTATTCTCGCAGTGGCGGCTGCCCTGTTGATGATCGGCGGCGAGTTCGACTTGTCGATCGGCTCGATGATCGCCTTCAGCGGCATGGTTTTCGGCGCGGCCGTCGTGGCCTGGGGCTTGCCGCTCAGCGTTGCGATTCTGCTGACGCTGGCTGTTGCCGCGTTGCTTGGTATAACCAACGCTCAGATCGTGATGCGGACCGGCCTGCCGTCGTTCATCGTGACGCTAGCGTTCCTGTTCATCCTTCGCGGTCTCTCCCTCGTCGGCCTAAAATGGGTGACGGGCGGCGCGACGCAGATGCGAGGAATCAAGGAAGCCGCCGCGGATAGCCCGCTCGTTCCCTTCTTCTCGGGCGATGCGTTCAAGGGCTTTTTCCAGTATCTGGCCGACAACGATCTCATCACGAAGTTCCCCAACGGTAGCCCCGCTGTCCCCGGCGTACCGGTGGAACTCCTGTGGTTCCTGGCCATTGCGCTTGGAGCGACATACCTGCTCGTGCGCACAGGCTTCGGCAACTGGATTTTCGCTGCGGGTGGTGATGCCAATGCCGCTCGCAATTCCGGCGTGCCGGTTGCCCGCGTGAAGACGATCCTGTTCATTCTGACCGCCTGTGCCGCGGCCCTGGTCGCCATCCTGACCGTGCTCGACGCCGGATCGACGGATGCCCGACGCGGCTTCCAGAAGGAATTCGAGGCCATCATCGCCGCGGTTATCGGCGGCTGCCTCCTCACCGGCGGCTACGGTTCGGCAATCGGCGCATTCTTCGGTTCGATCATCTTCGGCATGGTCCTCATCGGTCTCACCTACACGCAGATCGACCAAGACTGGTATCAGGTGTTCCTCGGCGGCATGCTTCTCCTTGCCGTCCTCTTCAACAACATCATCCGCAAGCGCGTAACCGGCGAGCGTTGAGGAGAACGTCCATGCTGAACAGTCAAAACTCTGACAACACGACCCCGTTCATCGAGATCAAGAATCTCGTGAAGCATTTCGGGCCGGTGATCGCACTGAACGGCGTTTCGCTCAGCGTGCACCCGGGAGAGGTCCTCTGCTTGCTGGGCGATAATGGTGCGGGCAAGTCGACCCTGATCAAGACCCTGTCCGGCG
Coding sequences within:
- a CDS encoding sugar ABC transporter substrate-binding protein: MKNFLKIAVLAGATLVGAVTSGFAEERLIMISHGLANDPYWNIVKNGGDTAAKQMGVKFDYIAPETFDMVRMSELITSAVNQKPDGIIVTIPDADALKDAIKSAVASGIPVISVNSGATVAKEFGTLIHIGQDEYPAGKRVGERLKELGAKKAICINHEVGNTALDDRCRGVTDGFGGAVTILPTSNDFQEVKSKVTAALSSDAEIDTVVGLSAGQAGEPAVAAVQDLGRTDVKVVSFDLSPGFLQAIIDGKAEFAVEHQPYFHGYLSTVLLTNYIRNGLMPTNDLIESGPKFITAKEAPQVLELSEKAIR
- a CDS encoding ABC transporter permease, with amino-acid sequence MVDVSKAPEGGAKDERLIRVSLMASLIRKPELGALAGLAFVLVFFLTTASPQMFTLAGVMNFMAPAAQLGILAVAAALLMIGGEFDLSIGSMIAFSGMVFGAAVVAWGLPLSVAILLTLAVAALLGITNAQIVMRTGLPSFIVTLAFLFILRGLSLVGLKWVTGGATQMRGIKEAAADSPLVPFFSGDAFKGFFQYLADNDLITKFPNGSPAVPGVPVELLWFLAIALGATYLLVRTGFGNWIFAAGGDANAARNSGVPVARVKTILFILTACAAALVAILTVLDAGSTDARRGFQKEFEAIIAAVIGGCLLTGGYGSAIGAFFGSIIFGMVLIGLTYTQIDQDWYQVFLGGMLLLAVLFNNIIRKRVTGER